In Prescottella soli, a genomic segment contains:
- a CDS encoding YciI family protein — protein MTAQPVWVPHVVLLYYSDDAARARIPEVFPAHSAYAAKFRIDRPGALVMIGPFAETSEGQAAAMSIFTSLEAAEAFAADDPFVVEGIATEKIFRTWLVSPDPEG, from the coding sequence ATGACGGCACAGCCGGTGTGGGTTCCGCACGTCGTCCTGCTGTATTACTCCGACGACGCGGCCCGCGCCCGGATCCCAGAGGTCTTTCCAGCGCACAGTGCGTACGCGGCCAAGTTCCGAATCGACCGGCCGGGCGCACTCGTCATGATCGGGCCGTTCGCCGAAACCTCGGAGGGACAAGCCGCGGCGATGTCGATCTTCACCTCGCTGGAGGCCGCGGAAGCTTTCGCAGCCGATGATCCGTTCGTCGTGGAGGGCATCGCAACCGAGAAGATCTTCCGGACTTGGCTCGTCTCGCCCGATCCCGAGGGCTGA
- a CDS encoding LysR family transcriptional regulator, whose protein sequence is MLDVRKLRLLRELAHRGTIAAVAEALSYTPSAVSQQLAALEREAGRTLLTRTGRRVALTPAGAVLVEHAEAILADLERAEAALAASESGLAGSVRLGAFPTALRTVVLPAMLEIGRAEPDLELTVTEVDPAEVPDRLRGGRLDLALVHEYDNVPSTVGAGIELEPLLDEVVYLASPTPPEVPGTAGIRDHSGSRWIVGNPGTLCHTMAVRTCQAHGFEPSVAHRVDDFATVLRLVAGGAGVALVPQLGATEVPAGVVLTPLPIGRRTRIAYRRGSRSQPAFAAVSAELHRAARDPGLAARNS, encoded by the coding sequence ATGCTCGATGTCCGCAAGCTCAGACTTCTTCGCGAACTTGCCCACCGCGGAACCATCGCGGCGGTCGCCGAAGCGCTCTCGTACACGCCGTCGGCGGTGTCGCAACAGCTGGCGGCTCTCGAGCGCGAGGCCGGTCGGACTCTGTTGACGCGGACGGGACGTCGAGTGGCCCTCACGCCGGCCGGGGCCGTGCTGGTCGAGCACGCCGAGGCGATTCTCGCCGACCTGGAACGAGCCGAGGCGGCGCTCGCCGCGAGTGAATCTGGACTGGCTGGATCGGTTCGGCTGGGGGCGTTTCCGACCGCCCTCCGGACTGTCGTGCTCCCAGCAATGCTGGAAATCGGTCGCGCCGAACCGGACCTGGAGTTGACGGTGACCGAAGTCGATCCCGCCGAAGTGCCGGACCGACTCCGCGGGGGTCGGTTGGACCTCGCGCTGGTCCATGAATACGACAACGTGCCTTCGACCGTGGGGGCGGGAATCGAACTCGAACCGTTGCTCGACGAGGTCGTCTACCTGGCCTCGCCCACACCACCGGAGGTGCCCGGCACCGCAGGGATCCGCGATCACTCCGGGAGTCGCTGGATCGTCGGCAACCCCGGCACGCTCTGTCACACCATGGCCGTACGCACCTGCCAGGCCCACGGCTTCGAACCAAGCGTCGCCCACCGGGTCGACGACTTCGCGACCGTCCTCCGACTCGTCGCCGGTGGAGCCGGTGTGGCGTTGGTCCCCCAACTCGGGGCAACCGAGGTGCCAGCCGGGGTGGTACTCACGCCCCTCCCGATCGGCAGGCGGACCCGGATCGCGTACCGCCGCGGCAGCCGATCGCAGCCCGCATTCGCCGCAGTGAGCGCCGAACTGCATCGCGCGGCCCGAGACCCCGGCCTCGCAGCCCGCAACAGCTAG
- a CDS encoding alpha/beta fold hydrolase, protein MGDSSVSEFAATASGRAFDDRYDRVLGKWGAPVEGVDVTTRHGTTRVNVCGPVAGPPVILLAGGGATSTSWFAVAGELAATHRVFAVDHLGDVGRSVIREPMRDVDDLMEWLVDVLDALGLASVAMVGHSYGAMVGLAFTIRNPDRADRLVLVDPNSCFAGFRAGFLVRAMPLLMRPTAARQRALIDWETAGVEVDPEWLDLVAFGAEHFPATRPVVPRRPRPSELSGVRCPMTVVLAGRSRVHDIRRVEARVRSSVPAARTVVVEAATHYTLPMTAAADLIAVVNEALR, encoded by the coding sequence ATGGGCGATAGCAGTGTCTCCGAGTTCGCCGCCACGGCGTCCGGACGCGCGTTCGACGACCGGTACGACCGCGTCCTGGGGAAGTGGGGTGCTCCGGTCGAGGGCGTCGACGTCACGACCCGTCACGGGACGACGCGCGTCAACGTGTGCGGTCCCGTGGCGGGGCCGCCGGTGATCCTGTTGGCGGGTGGCGGTGCGACATCGACCTCGTGGTTCGCGGTCGCGGGGGAGTTGGCGGCCACGCACCGTGTCTTCGCGGTCGATCACCTCGGTGACGTGGGGCGGAGCGTGATTCGTGAACCGATGCGCGACGTCGACGACCTGATGGAGTGGCTGGTGGACGTCCTCGACGCACTGGGCTTGGCCAGTGTGGCGATGGTCGGGCATTCGTACGGCGCGATGGTGGGACTCGCGTTCACGATCCGGAACCCGGACCGGGCCGATCGACTGGTACTGGTCGACCCGAACTCGTGCTTCGCCGGCTTCCGGGCCGGCTTTCTCGTCCGGGCGATGCCTCTGTTGATGCGACCCACGGCTGCTCGACAGCGCGCGTTGATCGATTGGGAAACAGCAGGAGTGGAGGTCGACCCGGAGTGGCTCGATCTCGTGGCGTTCGGTGCCGAGCACTTTCCGGCGACGAGGCCGGTGGTCCCGCGGCGACCGCGACCGAGTGAGCTGTCCGGCGTGCGGTGTCCGATGACCGTGGTGCTTGCGGGCCGAAGCCGCGTTCACGACATCCGCCGAGTTGAGGCGCGGGTACGGTCGTCGGTACCGGCGGCGCGAACGGTCGTCGTCGAGGCCGCGACGCACTACACGTTGCCGATGACAGCGGCCGCCGACCTGATCGCCGTCGTGAACGAGGCGCTTCGGTAG
- the dapA gene encoding 4-hydroxy-tetrahydrodipicolinate synthase, translated as MTFQPSGIFVPLVTPFTDGGELAVADLERLAHSVIEEGAAGIVALGTTAEASTLSPQERRDVVEICGKVCRERGVPLVVGAGSNDTAGTVRAIEELHEDADVAGVLVVVPYYTRPSEAGVVAHFEYIADRSRLPLILYNVPYRTGRQLGWESIVRLAEHPQIVGIKQAVGSVDTDTALLLAEIASADSFSVLAGEDALVSPLLAIGAAGAVLATANVCAREFVELFQLWRSERSERARALGSRLVGPACALMSEPNPTVIKAVLHAQGRISSANVRLPLLPAEDASAIVGALESVCR; from the coding sequence ATGACCTTCCAACCGTCAGGAATATTCGTCCCGCTCGTCACGCCGTTCACGGACGGTGGAGAACTCGCGGTGGCCGATCTGGAACGCCTCGCGCACAGCGTGATCGAGGAGGGAGCGGCGGGGATCGTCGCGCTCGGGACCACCGCGGAGGCGTCCACGCTGAGCCCGCAGGAACGTCGAGATGTCGTGGAGATCTGCGGCAAGGTCTGCCGTGAGCGCGGTGTTCCCCTGGTCGTCGGGGCGGGATCCAACGACACCGCCGGCACGGTCCGCGCCATCGAGGAGCTGCACGAAGACGCCGACGTCGCGGGCGTATTGGTGGTGGTTCCGTACTACACACGCCCGTCCGAGGCCGGTGTCGTGGCGCATTTCGAATACATCGCCGATCGCAGCCGACTCCCGCTGATTCTGTACAACGTTCCGTATCGCACTGGCCGGCAACTGGGTTGGGAGTCCATCGTGCGGCTGGCGGAGCATCCGCAGATCGTCGGCATCAAGCAGGCGGTCGGCTCGGTGGACACCGACACCGCGCTGCTGCTCGCGGAGATCGCCTCCGCGGACTCGTTCTCGGTCCTCGCGGGGGAGGACGCGCTGGTCTCGCCGCTGCTGGCGATTGGCGCGGCGGGCGCCGTCCTGGCCACGGCGAACGTGTGCGCTCGTGAATTCGTCGAACTGTTCCAGCTGTGGCGCAGTGAAAGATCCGAGCGCGCACGAGCTCTGGGCAGCCGACTCGTGGGCCCCGCCTGCGCGCTCATGTCCGAGCCCAACCCCACCGTCATCAAAGCGGTTCTTCACGCCCAGGGCCGGATATCGAGCGCGAACGTCCGGTTGCCGTTGCTGCCGGCCGAAGACGCTTCGGCGATCGTCGGTGCGCTCGAGAGCGTCTGCCGCTAG
- a CDS encoding DUF6389 family protein — protein MQRAEYISELGTVLDRHTDAAAEKITAILAACPAEATELCFDVFPDQDGEGTFDVWARLDGPDHFALNKPIADHRHLFGIVYTEDGLEPDVPRWSSNAPFCIQDAIVDAAATWVGELWSRVGQSRSSLPWYVEGEDGYGTVTPLLLTPAGR, from the coding sequence GTGCAACGCGCGGAGTACATCTCGGAGCTCGGAACCGTCCTCGATCGCCACACCGATGCGGCGGCGGAGAAGATAACGGCGATACTCGCAGCATGTCCCGCGGAGGCGACCGAGCTGTGCTTCGACGTGTTCCCCGACCAGGACGGTGAGGGAACCTTCGACGTCTGGGCGCGACTCGACGGCCCGGACCACTTCGCGCTGAACAAGCCCATCGCCGACCACCGCCACCTGTTCGGGATCGTCTACACCGAGGACGGGCTCGAACCCGACGTCCCGCGCTGGTCGAGCAACGCGCCCTTCTGCATCCAGGACGCGATCGTCGACGCAGCCGCGACGTGGGTCGGCGAGTTGTGGTCGCGCGTCGGCCAGAGTCGGTCGTCGTTGCCCTGGTACGTCGAGGGCGAGGACGGCTACGGCACCGTCACCCCGCTGCTGCTCACCCCGGCGGGTCGGTAG
- the ppc gene encoding phosphoenolpyruvate carboxylase: MTGIPASSPTSESTSSAASRAATEPLREDIRLLGGILGEIVREQSGDDIFGLVERARVESFRVRRSEIDRAELAEMFARIDTADAIPVIRAFSHFALLANVAEDIHRERRRAIHVRAGEPPQDSSLAATYAKLDAADVDPPSAARALTGALVAPVITAHPTETRRRTVFETQHRIMELMRRREWAAGDPAEVQAVDVRLRRQILTLWQTALIRLSRLRIQDEIEVGLRYYDASLFEVVPQINADLRDALQSRWPGTGVLADPMLRPGSWIGGDRDGNPFVTADVVGRATHRAAETAIEHHLAELEVLERELSMSAWLVTVTPELDRLADGSGDESAFRADEPYRRAVRGLRVRLTATAARILGHPAVHAVDGDLPGYDAPAELLADLATIDTSLRSHGDGTVADDRLARLRNSVEVFGFHLCGLDMRQNSEVHETVVAELLAWAGVHPDYRSLPEDDRIRLLAGELATRRPLAGPHAEFSDLTAKELGILHAAADAVRRIGPEAVPNYVISMCDSVSDMLEAAVLLAEVGLFDPDGDAGPTCPVGIVPLFETIDDLRRGAETLTATLEVPIYRALVANRGDSQEVMLGYSDSNKDGGYLAANWALYRAELDLVRAARKTGIRLRLFHGRGGTVGRGGGPSYDAILAQPPGAVEGSLRITEQGEIIAAKYAEPRLARRNLEALVSATLESTLLDVEGLGDDAAPAYAILDELAELARVAYADLVHDTPGFVEYFKASTPVAEIGALNIGSRPASRKPTESISDLRAIPWVLSWSQSRVMLPGWYGTGTAFEQWVSGDEGRLATLSGLYERWPFFRTVLSNMAQVMSKSDMGLAARYSELVPDDALREEVFGKIAAEHGRTITMYRAITGHDNLLWDNPALDRSVHNRFPYLEPLNHLQVELLRRYRGGDDSDGVRRGIQLTMNGLATALRNSG, encoded by the coding sequence ATGACCGGGATCCCTGCGTCGTCGCCCACTTCCGAGTCCACGTCCTCGGCCGCGTCGCGCGCGGCGACGGAACCGTTGCGCGAGGACATTCGCCTGCTCGGCGGGATCCTCGGTGAGATCGTGCGCGAGCAGTCGGGCGACGACATCTTCGGGCTCGTCGAACGGGCCCGTGTCGAATCGTTCCGGGTCCGCAGGTCCGAGATCGACCGGGCTGAGCTCGCCGAGATGTTCGCGCGGATCGACACCGCGGACGCGATCCCGGTGATTCGGGCGTTCAGTCATTTCGCACTGCTCGCGAACGTCGCCGAGGACATCCACCGCGAGCGTCGGCGCGCGATCCACGTCCGGGCGGGGGAGCCTCCTCAGGACAGCAGCTTGGCCGCCACGTACGCGAAACTCGATGCGGCGGACGTGGACCCGCCGTCCGCCGCCCGCGCGCTCACCGGCGCGCTGGTCGCGCCGGTCATCACCGCGCACCCCACCGAGACCCGCCGCCGGACGGTGTTCGAGACCCAGCACCGGATCATGGAGTTGATGCGGCGGCGGGAGTGGGCGGCCGGGGACCCGGCCGAGGTGCAGGCGGTGGACGTCCGGTTGCGCCGCCAGATCCTGACCCTGTGGCAGACGGCGTTGATCCGGCTGTCCCGCTTGCGGATCCAGGACGAGATCGAGGTCGGGCTCCGCTACTACGACGCCTCGCTGTTCGAGGTGGTCCCGCAGATCAACGCCGATCTGCGCGACGCGCTGCAATCGCGCTGGCCGGGCACCGGCGTCCTCGCCGATCCGATGCTGCGACCGGGTTCGTGGATCGGCGGGGACCGCGACGGCAACCCGTTCGTCACCGCCGATGTGGTGGGACGGGCGACGCACCGCGCGGCGGAGACCGCGATCGAACATCACCTGGCCGAACTCGAGGTGCTCGAGCGGGAGCTGTCGATGTCGGCGTGGCTGGTCACGGTGACACCGGAGCTCGACAGGCTCGCCGATGGATCCGGGGACGAGTCGGCGTTCCGGGCGGACGAGCCCTACCGCCGGGCGGTGCGCGGTCTGCGGGTCCGTCTCACGGCTACCGCCGCTCGGATCCTCGGGCATCCGGCCGTGCACGCGGTCGACGGTGACCTGCCGGGCTACGACGCCCCGGCCGAGCTGCTCGCGGACCTGGCGACCATCGACACCTCGCTCCGGTCCCACGGGGACGGCACCGTCGCCGACGACCGGCTCGCCCGGCTGCGGAACTCGGTGGAGGTCTTCGGGTTCCACCTGTGCGGTCTCGACATGCGGCAGAACTCGGAGGTCCACGAGACGGTGGTCGCGGAACTACTCGCCTGGGCGGGCGTGCACCCCGACTACCGTTCCTTGCCGGAGGACGACCGGATCCGGTTGCTGGCCGGCGAGCTCGCGACCCGCCGCCCGCTCGCCGGCCCGCACGCCGAGTTCAGCGACCTGACCGCGAAGGAGCTCGGCATCCTGCACGCGGCCGCGGACGCGGTGCGGCGGATCGGCCCCGAGGCCGTGCCGAACTACGTCATCAGCATGTGCGACTCCGTCAGCGACATGCTCGAGGCCGCGGTTCTGCTCGCCGAGGTGGGGCTGTTCGACCCGGACGGCGACGCCGGCCCCACCTGCCCGGTGGGAATCGTGCCGCTGTTCGAGACCATCGACGACCTGCGACGCGGCGCCGAAACCCTCACCGCCACACTGGAGGTACCGATCTACCGGGCACTCGTCGCGAACCGCGGCGACAGCCAGGAAGTGATGCTCGGATACTCCGACTCCAACAAGGACGGCGGATACCTCGCCGCCAACTGGGCCCTGTACCGCGCAGAACTCGACCTGGTTCGTGCGGCCCGCAAGACGGGAATCCGGCTGCGGCTCTTCCACGGCCGAGGCGGAACGGTCGGACGCGGGGGCGGTCCCAGCTACGACGCCATCCTCGCCCAGCCGCCCGGCGCGGTCGAGGGATCGCTGCGGATCACCGAGCAGGGCGAGATCATCGCCGCGAAGTACGCCGAACCGCGCCTCGCCCGCCGCAACCTCGAGGCGCTCGTCTCCGCCACGCTCGAATCGACCCTGCTCGACGTGGAAGGGCTCGGCGACGATGCCGCACCGGCCTACGCGATCCTCGACGAACTCGCCGAACTGGCGCGCGTCGCGTACGCCGACCTCGTGCACGACACACCGGGATTCGTCGAGTACTTCAAGGCGTCGACCCCGGTAGCGGAGATCGGGGCACTGAACATCGGGAGCCGACCGGCGTCCCGCAAGCCGACCGAGTCGATCTCGGACCTGCGGGCGATCCCGTGGGTGCTGTCGTGGAGCCAGTCGCGCGTGATGCTGCCCGGCTGGTACGGCACCGGAACCGCGTTCGAGCAGTGGGTGAGCGGCGACGAGGGACGACTCGCGACGCTGTCCGGCCTGTACGAGCGGTGGCCGTTCTTCCGGACGGTGCTGTCGAACATGGCCCAGGTGATGTCGAAGTCCGACATGGGCCTGGCCGCGCGGTATTCCGAACTGGTGCCCGACGACGCGTTGCGCGAGGAGGTGTTCGGCAAGATCGCGGCCGAGCACGGCCGCACCATCACGATGTACCGGGCCATCACCGGACACGACAACCTGCTCTGGGACAACCCCGCGCTCGACCGCTCGGTGCACAACCGCTTCCCGTACCTCGAGCCGCTCAACCACCTGCAGGTGGAGTTGCTGCGCCGCTACCGTGGCGGCGACGACTCCGACGGTGTCCGCCGCGGCATCCAGCTGACCATGAACGGGCTCGCGACCGCGCTGCGCAACAGCGGCTAG
- a CDS encoding ankyrin repeat domain-containing protein has translation MHQSRHRTLFAGAAHKDEGSAVMRSFWKRRAEKTVEPGEYRVHKLAMKEDPSGLRKLLDENREMVNEAEEGMLHTPLMLAVEMERTESVRLLLEHGADPNLQNIEGRTALHLLPERQPIAWTGIENKLKIAELLLRHGADLATCDRYGGQPLWYAVFYVKEPEDVQLVEMYLAYGADSNYKNENNGQSALDFATKVAYRPLVEVLEGK, from the coding sequence ATGCACCAGTCGCGGCACCGGACATTGTTTGCCGGTGCGGCGCACAAGGATGAGGGGAGTGCAGTGATGAGGAGCTTCTGGAAGCGTCGCGCCGAGAAAACCGTAGAGCCGGGCGAATACCGCGTCCACAAATTGGCCATGAAAGAAGACCCGTCGGGGTTGAGGAAACTGCTGGACGAGAATAGGGAAATGGTGAATGAAGCCGAGGAGGGTATGCTTCATACGCCATTGATGCTGGCGGTTGAAATGGAGCGTACGGAATCGGTCAGACTGCTTTTGGAGCATGGGGCGGATCCGAATCTGCAAAACATAGAGGGGCGGACGGCCCTGCACCTGCTTCCGGAACGTCAGCCAATCGCTTGGACGGGCATCGAGAACAAGCTGAAGATCGCGGAATTGCTGCTTCGGCACGGAGCGGACCTGGCCACATGCGATAGGTATGGAGGGCAACCGCTGTGGTATGCGGTCTTCTACGTCAAAGAACCGGAAGATGTGCAGTTGGTAGAGATGTACTTGGCGTACGGTGCGGATTCGAACTACAAGAACGAAAATAATGGGCAGAGTGCTCTGGATTTCGCCACAAAAGTTGCGTATCGGCCCTTGGTGGAAGTGTTGGAAGGCAAATAG
- the opcA gene encoding glucose-6-phosphate dehydrogenase assembly protein OpcA: MIIELPSTTTGAINKKLVELRETGGAVTLGRVLTLVVCTRESKNSEDVIDAANEASREHPCRVIVVARGSRSEETHLDAEIRVGGDAGASEVVILRVYGELADHEASVVVPFLLPDTPVVAWWPDDTPTVPALDPVGRLAIRRITDATGAADPTATIKSRLGSYTAGDTDLAWSRITYWRALLTSALDQPPHEQISAATVSGLATEPALDVLAGWLADRIEGPVRRQTGPLFVELHLANGDRIAISRPQTETTATLSRTGQPDALVALARRETRDCLAEELRRLDPDQMYEAALTGLSKVEYV; this comes from the coding sequence GTGATCATCGAGCTCCCGTCGACCACGACCGGCGCGATCAACAAGAAGCTCGTCGAGCTGCGCGAGACCGGTGGCGCGGTCACTCTCGGCCGGGTGCTGACGCTCGTGGTGTGCACCCGCGAGAGCAAGAACTCCGAGGACGTCATCGACGCCGCGAACGAGGCGAGCCGCGAGCATCCGTGTCGCGTCATCGTCGTCGCCCGCGGATCGCGTTCGGAGGAAACCCATCTCGACGCCGAGATCCGCGTCGGCGGCGACGCCGGGGCGTCCGAGGTCGTGATTCTGCGCGTCTACGGCGAGCTCGCCGATCACGAGGCGAGCGTCGTGGTCCCGTTCCTGCTGCCCGACACCCCGGTGGTGGCGTGGTGGCCGGACGACACGCCGACGGTCCCTGCCCTGGATCCGGTGGGACGGTTGGCGATCCGCCGGATCACCGACGCGACCGGCGCCGCCGATCCGACCGCGACCATCAAGAGCCGCCTCGGCTCGTACACCGCCGGCGACACCGACCTCGCGTGGAGCCGCATCACCTACTGGCGGGCGCTGCTGACGTCGGCGCTGGATCAGCCGCCGCACGAGCAGATTTCCGCCGCGACGGTGTCGGGCCTGGCGACCGAGCCTGCGCTGGACGTCCTCGCGGGGTGGCTGGCCGACCGGATCGAGGGTCCGGTTCGCCGGCAGACCGGACCGTTGTTCGTCGAACTGCACCTCGCCAACGGCGACCGCATCGCGATCAGCCGACCGCAGACCGAGACCACCGCGACGCTGAGCCGCACCGGACAGCCGGACGCGCTGGTGGCGCTCGCTCGGCGCGAGACCCGCGACTGCCTGGCCGAGGAGCTCCGGCGACTCGATCCCGACCAGATGTACGAAGCCGCACTGACCGGACTGTCGAAGGTGGAATATGTCTGA
- a CDS encoding MarR family winged helix-turn-helix transcriptional regulator, which translates to MQLPESTRPDDAAHPIVHRLRALTVELHLLGAEFASRNQLHTTDLRALICLLDADRSGVPATPGLLSDELGLTSASTTALVDRLEKAGHIRRSRDTADRRRVLLGVTPSAVELGWSFFGPLIGAATETIERFTPDERSTVERFLVQMATAATATRDELAP; encoded by the coding sequence ATGCAGTTGCCGGAATCGACGAGACCGGACGACGCGGCACACCCCATCGTCCACCGCCTCAGGGCACTGACGGTCGAGCTTCATCTGCTCGGAGCGGAGTTCGCGTCACGTAATCAGTTGCACACCACCGATCTTCGCGCCCTCATCTGCCTGCTCGACGCCGATCGCTCCGGAGTCCCCGCCACGCCCGGCCTGCTGTCCGACGAACTGGGGCTCACCTCCGCGTCGACCACGGCATTGGTGGATCGACTCGAGAAGGCCGGGCACATCCGGCGCAGCCGGGACACCGCCGATCGCCGACGTGTCCTGCTCGGGGTGACGCCGTCCGCGGTGGAACTGGGATGGTCCTTCTTCGGCCCACTGATCGGCGCGGCGACGGAGACGATCGAGCGCTTCACCCCGGACGAGCGGAGCACCGTCGAACGCTTCCTCGTCCAGATGGCCACGGCCGCCACCGCTACGCGTGACGAACTCGCGCCCTGA
- the pgl gene encoding 6-phosphogluconolactonase yields the protein MSDVNAHSDIHRPAGTEIHRFADTDALVRAAAERFVHAVVAAQRARGSAAVVLTGGGTGIALLEHVRTNPGAIDWSALDVFFGDERFLPAGDPERNEVQAHQALLDHVPVDPARVHVVAASDGAYGSDPVTAAAAYAEVLDAFASDRTGPLFDVHLLGMGGEGHVNSLFPDTDAVREPERLVVAVTDSPKPPAVRVTLTLPAVQSAREVWLIVSGEAKADAVAAAVDGAASEDIPSAGARGIERTVWLLDESAASKLPNA from the coding sequence ATGTCTGACGTGAACGCCCACAGTGACATCCACCGGCCCGCCGGTACCGAAATCCACCGTTTCGCCGACACCGACGCCCTGGTGCGGGCGGCGGCCGAGCGCTTCGTCCACGCGGTCGTCGCGGCGCAGCGGGCGCGCGGGTCTGCCGCGGTCGTCCTCACCGGCGGCGGCACCGGCATCGCTTTGCTCGAGCACGTGCGCACCAACCCGGGCGCCATCGACTGGTCGGCGCTCGACGTGTTCTTCGGCGACGAGCGTTTCCTGCCCGCAGGCGATCCGGAGCGCAACGAGGTGCAGGCGCACCAGGCGCTGCTCGACCACGTTCCGGTCGATCCTGCCCGTGTCCACGTCGTGGCGGCCTCCGACGGTGCGTACGGCAGCGATCCGGTGACGGCGGCGGCCGCGTACGCCGAGGTCCTCGACGCATTCGCGTCCGATCGCACGGGTCCGCTGTTCGACGTCCACCTGCTCGGCATGGGCGGTGAGGGGCACGTCAATTCGCTCTTCCCGGACACCGACGCGGTTCGCGAGCCCGAGCGGCTGGTGGTCGCGGTGACCGACTCCCCCAAGCCGCCGGCGGTGCGTGTGACGCTGACGCTGCCCGCCGTGCAGTCGGCGCGCGAGGTGTGGTTGATCGTCTCAGGTGAGGCGAAGGCCGACGCGGTCGCCGCGGCGGTCGACGGCGCTGCGTCGGAGGACATCCCCTCCGCGGGCGCGCGCGGCATCGAGCGCACGGTGTGGCTGCTCGACGAGTCTGCCGCGAGCAAGCTCCCGAACGCCTGA
- a CDS encoding PPOX class F420-dependent oxidoreductase produces MAGYQSSTVIPDAAAALIDAPEFATLATIEPDGQPQLSVVWLERDGDEVLISTVRGRRKADNLLRDPRATVLIYPASGPYSYVEIRGTTSITDDPGGTLIHKLANKYTGAERWEHDTPDTPRVIVRLKPSKVIWKG; encoded by the coding sequence GTGGCGGGATACCAGAGTTCCACGGTGATCCCGGACGCCGCGGCGGCGTTGATCGACGCGCCCGAGTTCGCCACCCTCGCGACCATCGAACCGGACGGGCAGCCCCAGCTGTCCGTCGTCTGGCTCGAGCGTGACGGCGACGAGGTGCTGATCTCCACGGTGCGAGGACGACGCAAGGCCGACAACCTGCTGCGCGACCCACGGGCCACGGTGCTGATCTACCCGGCGAGCGGTCCCTACAGCTACGTCGAGATCCGCGGCACCACCAGCATCACGGACGATCCGGGCGGCACGTTGATCCACAAGCTGGCCAACAAGTACACCGGCGCCGAGCGGTGGGAGCACGACACCCCGGACACCCCGCGGGTCATCGTCCGGTTGAAGCCGTCCAAGGTGATCTGGAAGGGCTGA
- the secG gene encoding preprotein translocase subunit SecG, with amino-acid sequence MELFLDILLVITSLLLILLVLLHRGKGGGLSSLFGGGVQSSLAGSSVVEKNLDRLTVFTAAIWLIAIIGIGLEIKFG; translated from the coding sequence ATGGAACTGTTCCTGGACATTCTGCTGGTGATCACCAGCCTGCTGCTGATCCTGCTGGTGCTGCTGCACCGCGGTAAGGGTGGCGGTCTGTCCAGCCTCTTCGGTGGCGGTGTCCAGTCCAGCCTGGCGGGGTCCAGCGTCGTCGAGAAGAACCTCGACCGGCTCACGGTCTTCACCGCCGCGATCTGGTTGATCGCGATCATCGGCATCGGGCTCGAGATCAAGTTCGGCTGA